A genomic stretch from Deltaproteobacteria bacterium includes:
- a CDS encoding YraN family protein — protein sequence MIPPPEARKAQGDAAEERARRHLEGAEFTIVERNFRTRVGEIDIVARKGDVLVFVEVRSREDADFGTPEESVTPAKRRRIVSAARQYLSSVPPSSWREARFDVIAIEGSGNA from the coding sequence TTGATCCCTCCGCCGGAGGCCCGAAAGGCGCAGGGGGACGCGGCGGAGGAGCGGGCGCGCCGCCACCTGGAAGGAGCGGAGTTCACGATCGTGGAGAGGAACTTCCGGACGCGCGTCGGCGAGATCGACATCGTCGCGCGCAAGGGGGACGTGCTCGTCTTCGTGGAGGTCCGCTCTCGCGAGGATGCCGACTTCGGGACGCCCGAGGAGTCGGTCACCCCCGCCAAGCGGCGCCGGATCGTCTCCGCGGCGCGGCAGTACCTGTCGAGCGTTCCGCCCTCCTCCTGGCGCGAGGCCCGGTTCGACGTGATCGCCATCGAAGGGAGCGGCAACGC